The genomic segment CGCTCAAAATATTCCGCTCGCTTGCTGCATTAGGGCATACGCCTACGCAGTGGAGTGAGCAAAAACTCATAGCGGCGCAGCGGGATAAATGGAAGGAAAAGAAATTTGATGCGCTGATTCAGGATATCGCCCGATTATCCGGCGGAGTACATGATGCGCCGTCATTGGAAACGGTTCGAAAGATGATGAAAGGAACCGTAACGGTATGGGTTGACCGCGGTATGACGATTGAAAAAGGGTTAGGGAGAGCTGACCGGATGATCGGTTCGGGCTTTTTTATCGACGCTAACGGCTATCTCATTACAAACTATCATGTTATTCAAAGCGAAGTTGATCCTGAATACGAAGGTTTTTCCCGTGTGTACATCAAGCGTGCGGAAAATCCTACGGTGCGGATACCGGCAAAGGTAGTCGGCTGGGATACGATATTCGACCTCGCACTTCTTAAAACGGAGATTAATCCCGAAGTGTATTTTCAGCTCGGCTCTTCGGAAGACTTAAATATCGGCAGTAGAATCTATGCGATCGGCTCGCCCGCCGGATTGGAACAGACGCTTACTTCCGGTATCGTGTCGGCACAAAACCGGCGACTTCTGTCTTTAGGCAGCGTATTGCAGATCGATGCGCCCGTTAATCATGGAAGCTCAGGCGGGCCGATTATCGACGAAGCGGGCAGGGTACAGGCAATTGTGTTTGCCGGTCTTGAGCGCAACGAAGGTTTAAACTTTGCAATACCGGTGGAACTGCTGCGGCTTATCCTGCCTCAGCTCTACGCAGGCGGTGAAACCGTTCATGCATGGATGTCCTGCTATGGAGTTTCCGTAAAGGAATCGCCGCAACAGACGGCAGGAACGGAGCTGGTCTATGCAGTGCCGGGTTCATCCGCATCTGTTATTCCCGCCGGTGCCGTTATTACTCATCTGAATGGGCGGGCGGTTCCCAGCTTGGAAGCACTGCAGGCCGAGCTGATGCGATTGAGCGCCGGTACTATCGTTAAAGTTTCAGGCTATGCGCCCCTGCATACTCCTTCTACAAATGATGCTCGTTCTTCCGGTTCGGGCGCCGATACAGCAGGCACTACCGGAAATGCAAACGTCAGTACTGTCCCTGATGCGGACAATAGAGCGACCGGTACCGGCAAGGTAAACGTCAGTACCGCCCCCGATGCAATCGGCAACTCGGGTAATAGCGCGTCCGGTATTGCACATATCAGTACCGGCAATAATCCCAGCGATACAAATATCAGTACCGGCGATACGGCGGGCGCTACAAGTGATGCCGCCGGCAATATGGGCAGGGCGGAACGGAAGGAGCACCGTTGGGAAAAAACGCGGCAGGATTGGTATGTACAGCTGGAAGCCCGTCCTAAACAGCCTGCCGAACAGGTGTATCGTAAGGATAGCCGCGCGCGGGCTATGCTGCCGGTGTACGGTATTTACCTTGAAAGCGCCGGCGGAAAAAAGTCTTTTCGGATAACGGAAGTTATTCCCGGCAGCTACGCCGATGAAACAGGTTTTTCCGCCGGGGACTACCTTGAAATCCATAAAATGGAAGTGCAAAAAGCCGAGGAAGCGCTGTTCACCCGGATTTATACCAAACGCCGGAAATCCGCCTATATCGATACGTTCATCGATATTTGGGCATACCTAGACAATCCGTCATATTTTTAGAAATAAAAGCAACCGCATGAGAAATATTTAAAGCGATTGCTTTCTTCTTATGCCTTATGCGAAATTTTATCCAAAATTTCGCATTTTTTTCAACAGATGGGAAAACACATCAGGCAGAGTAAATCGGAATTGCAGAAGAATTGAGGCTGTGAGACCATTTGAACCGCGAAGAGGTTCAACTCTGGTTGAACAGCCTCAATTCTTCTGCGGGGTTGCTAAAAAACAGCCTGATGTGTTTTCCTTAGTCGGTTACGTATTGTTTATAGTCTCCGTAGCCGGC from the Treponema medium genome contains:
- a CDS encoding trypsin-like peptidase domain-containing protein: MRLSRFSYNISTLIVLLVTFSACTSVTPSFSQSVNYTDGRSITREVEAVRGLIAEKPLDALLRAKRLTLYTERTDEINTLYQDAQSAVEELFFKAVENGTWDEALKIFRSLAALGHTPTQWSEQKLIAAQRDKWKEKKFDALIQDIARLSGGVHDAPSLETVRKMMKGTVTVWVDRGMTIEKGLGRADRMIGSGFFIDANGYLITNYHVIQSEVDPEYEGFSRVYIKRAENPTVRIPAKVVGWDTIFDLALLKTEINPEVYFQLGSSEDLNIGSRIYAIGSPAGLEQTLTSGIVSAQNRRLLSLGSVLQIDAPVNHGSSGGPIIDEAGRVQAIVFAGLERNEGLNFAIPVELLRLILPQLYAGGETVHAWMSCYGVSVKESPQQTAGTELVYAVPGSSASVIPAGAVITHLNGRAVPSLEALQAELMRLSAGTIVKVSGYAPLHTPSTNDARSSGSGADTAGTTGNANVSTVPDADNRATGTGKVNVSTAPDAIGNSGNSASGIAHISTGNNPSDTNISTGDTAGATSDAAGNMGRAERKEHRWEKTRQDWYVQLEARPKQPAEQVYRKDSRARAMLPVYGIYLESAGGKKSFRITEVIPGSYADETGFSAGDYLEIHKMEVQKAEEALFTRIYTKRRKSAYIDTFIDIWAYLDNPSYF